A region of Acidimicrobiales bacterium DNA encodes the following proteins:
- a CDS encoding MDR family MFS transporter, with translation MSIQRPDDEATGAGARLSLVGGGRRAATEDAPKPTPAPKPAPKPAPTPAPTNDGVGGTVPGVALTHRQVLIVFSGLMLGMLLAALDQTIVATALPTIVATLHGGSHLSWVVSAYLLASTVTTPLYGKLSDLYGRKKLFQIAIVIFLAGSILSGLAHSIDQLIAFRALQGLGAGGLIALAMATIGDIVSPRQRGRYQGYFGAVFAFASVAGPLIGGLFTEHLSWRWVFYINVPLGIVALAVTTAVLRLPFRRLEHTIDYLGSLLLVMSVSALLLVTVWGGSQYAWGSGVIVGLAVAGTALLVVFVLWERVAPEPILPPRLFRNDIFSVAGGIAFLQAMAMFGSIVYVPFYLQIADGVTPTVSGLLLLPLMGGLLTMSITSGRLVSRTGRYKVFPVLGALLTALGLWLLTFLTTQTSHVTMSVYLFVLGAGMGMVIQNTVLAVQNAVAPRDMGTSTSALVFFRSLGAVFGTALFGVIFVDRVNSTLPSLLPARYRGGIKVSSSGLNVSPKALHSLPTPVRHAIAEAMVRALHSVYWVAVPFALLTIVLAVCLREIRLSDTSALAASAEAVPPTG, from the coding sequence ACCGACAAATGACGGCGTCGGTGGCACCGTGCCCGGCGTGGCCCTCACGCACCGCCAGGTCCTCATCGTCTTCAGCGGCCTCATGCTCGGCATGCTGCTGGCCGCCCTCGACCAGACCATCGTGGCCACGGCCCTGCCCACCATCGTGGCCACGCTCCACGGCGGGAGCCACCTGTCCTGGGTGGTCTCCGCCTACCTGCTGGCATCGACGGTGACCACACCGCTGTACGGCAAGCTGTCGGACCTCTACGGCCGGAAGAAGCTGTTCCAGATCGCCATCGTCATCTTCCTGGCGGGGTCGATCCTGTCGGGTCTGGCCCACAGCATCGACCAGCTCATCGCTTTCCGGGCCCTGCAGGGGCTGGGCGCCGGCGGGCTCATCGCGCTGGCCATGGCCACCATCGGCGACATCGTGTCGCCGCGCCAGCGTGGTCGCTACCAGGGGTACTTCGGGGCCGTGTTCGCCTTCGCCAGTGTGGCCGGGCCGCTCATCGGGGGCCTGTTCACCGAGCACCTGAGCTGGCGCTGGGTGTTCTACATCAACGTGCCGCTCGGCATCGTCGCCCTGGCGGTGACCACGGCGGTCCTGCGCCTGCCGTTCCGCCGCCTCGAGCACACCATCGACTACCTGGGGTCGCTGCTCCTCGTCATGTCGGTGAGCGCGCTCCTCCTGGTCACGGTGTGGGGCGGCTCGCAGTACGCGTGGGGGTCGGGCGTGATCGTCGGCCTGGCCGTGGCCGGCACCGCCCTCTTGGTGGTGTTCGTGCTGTGGGAGCGGGTCGCCCCCGAACCGATCCTGCCGCCGCGTCTCTTCCGCAACGACATCTTCAGCGTGGCGGGTGGCATCGCCTTCCTGCAGGCCATGGCGATGTTCGGGTCCATCGTCTACGTGCCCTTCTACCTGCAGATCGCCGACGGTGTCACCCCCACGGTGTCGGGCCTGCTGCTGCTCCCGCTCATGGGCGGGCTCCTCACCATGTCGATCACGTCGGGACGCCTGGTGTCGCGCACGGGGCGGTACAAGGTCTTCCCGGTGCTCGGCGCGCTGCTCACCGCCCTCGGGCTGTGGCTGCTGACGTTCCTCACCACGCAGACCTCGCACGTCACGATGAGCGTCTACCTGTTCGTGCTGGGGGCGGGCATGGGCATGGTCATACAGAACACGGTGCTCGCCGTGCAGAACGCCGTGGCGCCGCGGGACATGGGGACGTCCACCTCGGCGCTCGTCTTCTTCCGGTCCCTCGGCGCGGTCTTCGGCACCGCCCTGTTCGGCGTCATCTTCGTCGACCGGGTGAACTCCACGTTGCCGTCGCTGCTCCCGGCGCGTTACCGCGGAGGGATCAAGGTCAGCTCCTCGGGGCTCAACGTCTCGCCGAAGGCCCTGCACTCGCTGCCGACGCCGGTGCGCCACGCCATCGCCGAGGCCATGGTGCGGGCCCTGCACAGCGTGTACTGGGTGGCCGTGCCCTTCGCGCTGCTCACGATCGTGCTCGCCGTGTGCCTGCGCGAGATCCGCCTGAGCGACACGTCGGCGCTGGCGGCGAGCGCCGAGGCGGTTCCGCCCACCGGCTGA
- a CDS encoding SRPBCC family protein has product MHDAVTVHIAAPPDQVWDLVSDVTRIGKYSPETFEAEWLDGATGPAVGARFRGHVKRNGIGPVYWTTCTVLASVPGREFTFGVGPGDKPLNVWSYRMEPAGDGTDITESFRLADSPPLRLYWFLLGWARGRTNRNGMRTTLERVKAEVESPST; this is encoded by the coding sequence GTGCACGACGCGGTCACCGTCCACATCGCCGCTCCCCCCGACCAGGTCTGGGACCTGGTGAGCGATGTCACCCGGATCGGCAAGTACAGTCCGGAGACCTTCGAGGCCGAATGGCTCGACGGCGCCACCGGTCCCGCCGTCGGCGCCAGGTTCCGCGGCCACGTGAAGCGCAACGGCATCGGGCCGGTCTACTGGACGACCTGCACCGTCCTCGCCAGCGTCCCCGGACGAGAATTCACGTTCGGCGTCGGTCCGGGCGACAAGCCGCTCAACGTGTGGAGCTACCGGATGGAGCCCGCCGGAGACGGCACCGACATCACCGAGTCGTTCCGGTTGGCCGACTCCCCACCCCTGCGCCTCTACTGGTTCCTCCTCGGCTGGGCTCGGGGACGGACCAACCGCAACGGCATGCGGACCACGCTCGAGCGGGTCAAGGCCGAGGTCGAGTCGCCGTCGACGTGA